The Pukyongia salina genome segment CTATTGATTCTGCTGGGCAGCTGTTCTGCCGATACCGATAAGCAGCGGGACTCGCTCGTTTTTCGCTACAACGAGCACAGCAATATCCCCACACTAGATCCAGCCTTTGCCAGGAACCCACAGATTATATGGCCCACCAATCAGCTTTTCAATGGCCTGATACAACTGGACGATTCCCTTAAGGTACAACCGGACATTGCTAAATCCTGGAAATTTGTAGATAGTACCTGCACCTTCTATTTCACCCTGAGAGACGATGTGTATTTTCATAAAAGCGAGGTTTTTGGCGAGCAAGGCACCAGAAAGGTGACTGCTTACGATTTCGAGTACAGTTTCGCCCGCCTTACAGACCCCGGAGTTGCGTCTCCCGGTAGCTGGGTGATGAACAATGTGGAAACGTACAAGGCCGAGAACGATTCGGTTTTTAAGATATTACTGCAGCGCCCCTTCCCTCCTTTCCTCGGTATGCTGGGGATGCGATACTTCTCTGTTGTACCACAGGAAGCCGTGGAATACTATGGAAGCGAATTCAGGAGAAATCCCGTAGGAACCGGGCCTTTCCAATTTAAACTTTGGGAAGAAAATGTAAAATTAGTGCTTAGGAAGAACCCTTTGTACTTCGAGATCGATGAGAATGGTGAACAATTACCTTACCTGGAAGCCATTGCCATTACCTTCTTGCCCGATAAACAGAGTGAATTTCTGCAATTCGCACAGGAAAAGATAGATTTTGTCTCCGGCCTGGACAATTCGTATAAGGATGAGATCATCACCACCACTGGTGAATTACAGGAAGAATATAAGGACAGGGTAAAACTTATTACTGCGCCTTATCTCAACACCGAATATCTTGGATTCTTTATGGGAGCAGATACCCCCGAGATCAAATCCAAATTATTACGGCAGGCTGTGAATTACGGTTTCGACCGGGAGAAAATGGTGACTTTCTTAAGAAATGGGATGGGAATTCCGGCTAATAACGGATTTATCCCCAAAGGCCTTCCGGGTTTTAATGAAATTGAAGGCTATACCTACAACCCCAACAAGGCGCGTGAGTTAATAGAACAATACAAAACAGAGACGGGCGACACCGATCTGGAGATCATAATAGGTACTAACAGTC includes the following:
- a CDS encoding ABC transporter substrate-binding protein codes for the protein MERTTRRITRLLPSVFMLWLLILLGSCSADTDKQRDSLVFRYNEHSNIPTLDPAFARNPQIIWPTNQLFNGLIQLDDSLKVQPDIAKSWKFVDSTCTFYFTLRDDVYFHKSEVFGEQGTRKVTAYDFEYSFARLTDPGVASPGSWVMNNVETYKAENDSVFKILLQRPFPPFLGMLGMRYFSVVPQEAVEYYGSEFRRNPVGTGPFQFKLWEENVKLVLRKNPLYFEIDENGEQLPYLEAIAITFLPDKQSEFLQFAQEKIDFVSGLDNSYKDEIITTTGELQEEYKDRVKLITAPYLNTEYLGFFMGADTPEIKSKLLRQAVNYGFDREKMVTFLRNGMGIPANNGFIPKGLPGFNEIEGYTYNPNKARELIEQYKTETGDTDLEIIIGTNSQYLDICEYIQRELEKLGVSVTVDVMPPSTLRQMKSSGELDIFRASWIADYPDAENYLSLFYSENFTPNGPNYTHYKNEAFDSLYVRALNISNIEERKLLYTQMDSIIISDAPVVPLYYDMAIRFVNKKVSGLGINPQNFLVLKRVRKAE